The proteins below are encoded in one region of Avibacterium volantium:
- a CDS encoding helicase: protein MMQFQFLESCFNGITHQFAYFSISHIDYVMDFTSDADIVANLVDDPQIYALLNGKSVYTVKFAVKEYYESDENDIDLYAPPKNYKFNKKEINCLKEQLETLFYQHYLNYKPDCYFFIGERPSLVRMYQKMCDNRHPIMLDFKPITQLGNNKDCFIIKTPLYDARIK, encoded by the coding sequence ATGATGCAGTTTCAATTTTTAGAAAGTTGTTTCAATGGTATAACTCATCAGTTTGCTTATTTTAGCATTTCTCACATAGATTATGTTATGGACTTTACCTCTGATGCTGATATTGTTGCCAACTTAGTTGATGATCCGCAAATTTATGCGTTGCTCAACGGTAAAAGTGTGTATACAGTGAAGTTTGCTGTAAAAGAATATTATGAAAGTGACGAAAATGATATCGATCTTTATGCTCCACCTAAGAATTATAAGTTCAATAAGAAGGAAATAAATTGTCTTAAGGAGCAACTAGAAACACTGTTTTATCAACATTATTTGAATTATAAACCGGATTGTTATTTTTTCATTGGTGAAAGACCTTCTCTTGTTAGAATGTATCAAAAAATGTGTGATAATCGACACCCTATTATGTTAGACTTTAAACCTATTACACAGTTAGGCAATAACAAAGATTGTTTTATCATAAAGACACCTTTATATGATGCGAGGATAAAATGA
- a CDS encoding OmpA family protein translates to MKLSHLLFSAVAATTLAACGNLSKVTDEGTSEDLVWPKIEDSKFNHDGSQYGSWPNWDNVRMIERGMNKDQIYNLIDRPHFAEGLFGVREWDYVFNYRENGEHKICQYKILFDKDMNAQSFFWYPNGCNGTLSFSLKGDFLFDFNKDTLSAKGEEVVDNVAKQLKASGATQVKVAGYTDRLGSDSYNLKLSQRRADRVKARLILQGVTADIQAIGYGKANQIKACDGIQGQALKDCLRDNRRVEISSSGQLLKQTDYSEKAGKIGPAPLYTK, encoded by the coding sequence ATGAAATTATCACATCTTTTATTCTCAGCTGTTGCTGCAACGACATTAGCAGCATGCGGAAACTTAAGTAAGGTTACTGATGAAGGTACATCAGAAGATCTAGTTTGGCCGAAAATTGAGGATTCTAAATTTAACCACGATGGTAGTCAATATGGCTCTTGGCCAAATTGGGATAATGTGCGAATGATTGAACGTGGTATGAATAAAGATCAAATTTATAACTTGATCGATCGCCCACATTTTGCAGAAGGCTTATTTGGTGTACGTGAATGGGATTATGTGTTTAACTACCGTGAAAATGGTGAACACAAAATCTGTCAATACAAAATTTTATTTGACAAAGATATGAATGCCCAAAGTTTCTTTTGGTATCCGAACGGCTGTAATGGTACGCTTTCATTTAGCCTAAAAGGTGATTTTTTATTTGATTTTAACAAAGATACACTTTCAGCTAAAGGGGAAGAGGTTGTTGATAATGTTGCGAAACAATTAAAAGCCTCAGGTGCTACACAGGTTAAAGTAGCTGGTTATACTGATCGTCTAGGGTCTGATAGTTATAATCTTAAACTATCACAGCGTCGCGCAGATCGTGTAAAAGCGCGCTTAATTTTGCAAGGTGTTACAGCGGATATTCAAGCAATTGGTTATGGTAAAGCAAATCAAATCAAGGCTTGTGATGGTATTCAAGGACAAGCATTAAAAGATTGTTTGCGTGATAATCGACGTGTAGAAATTTCTTCATCAGGTCAATTGTTAAAACAAACAGATTATAGTGAAAAGGCAGGTAAAATTGGTCCAGCTCCACTTTATACAAAATAA
- the ftnA gene encoding non-heme ferritin: MLSNNVINLLNDQMNLEFYSSNLYLQMSAWCEQQGFEGAAQFLSAHAAEEMQHMRKLFTYLTETGALPIISEIEAPPHEFSSLKQVIETTYQHEKLITSKINELVGRTFEEKDFSAFNFLQWYVAEQHEEEKLFSGILDKLNLLGDDGKGLFLVDKDLAKLAVNHE; the protein is encoded by the coding sequence ATGTTATCAAACAACGTCATTAACTTATTAAACGATCAAATGAATTTGGAATTTTATTCCTCAAACTTATATTTACAAATGAGCGCTTGGTGCGAACAGCAAGGTTTTGAAGGAGCGGCACAATTTTTATCTGCTCACGCCGCAGAAGAAATGCAACATATGCGTAAATTGTTCACCTATTTAACTGAAACAGGCGCATTGCCAATCATTAGCGAAATTGAAGCGCCGCCGCACGAATTTAGCTCATTAAAACAAGTGATTGAAACCACTTACCAACACGAAAAGCTGATCACGAGCAAAATCAATGAATTAGTCGGCAGAACCTTTGAAGAAAAAGACTTCTCAGCTTTCAATTTCTTACAATGGTATGTAGCAGAACAGCACGAAGAAGAAAAATTATTCAGCGGCATTTTAGATAAACTAAATCTTCTTGGCGATGACGGCAAAGGATTATTCTTAGTGGATAAAGATCTTGCAAAACTTGCTGTGAATCACGAATAA
- a CDS encoding FNR family transcription factor: MKILANDSKIGRRVQSGGCAIHCQDCSISQLCIPFTLNEHELDQLDNIIERKKPIQKSQVLFQAGDPLTSLYAIRSGTIKSYTISETGEEQITSFHLPGDLVGFDAITNMQHPSFAQALETAMVCEIPFDILDDLSGKMPKLRQQIMRLMSSEIKSDQEMILLLSKMNAEERLAAFIHNLSRRYSARGFSAREFRLTMTRGDIGNYLGLTVETISRLLGRFQKSGMLSVQGKYITINNMAELSQLAGVTKTRIQMVS, from the coding sequence ATGAAGATTTTAGCTAATGACAGTAAAATTGGGCGTCGTGTTCAATCCGGCGGCTGTGCCATTCACTGCCAAGATTGTAGTATCAGCCAACTCTGTATTCCTTTCACATTAAATGAACACGAACTAGATCAGCTTGATAACATTATTGAACGCAAAAAACCTATTCAAAAATCTCAAGTCTTATTCCAAGCTGGCGATCCTCTTACTTCTCTGTACGCTATCCGTTCTGGCACTATCAAATCTTACACTATTAGTGAAACAGGCGAAGAACAAATTACGTCCTTCCATTTACCCGGTGATCTCGTTGGCTTTGACGCAATTACCAATATGCAGCACCCAAGTTTTGCACAAGCCCTGGAAACCGCAATGGTGTGTGAAATCCCTTTTGATATTTTAGATGATTTATCAGGCAAAATGCCAAAATTGCGCCAACAAATTATGCGCTTAATGAGTAGTGAAATTAAAAGCGATCAAGAAATGATCCTCTTATTATCTAAAATGAATGCAGAAGAACGCTTAGCCGCATTTATTCATAATCTTTCTCGCCGTTACTCCGCTCGCGGTTTCTCAGCGCGGGAGTTTCGTTTAACCATGACTCGCGGCGATATTGGCAATTATTTAGGCTTAACCGTTGAAACCATTAGCCGTTTGCTAGGACGTTTCCAAAAATCAGGTATGTTATCCGTGCAGGGTAAATACATCACCATAAATAATATGGCAGAATTATCACAACTTGCGGGGGTAACTAAAACGCGCATTCAAATGGTGAGCTAA
- a CDS encoding DUF2813 domain-containing protein codes for MYLRQLDIVGFRGINRLSFTLQPNMVLIGENAWGKSSLLAALSLIFNDEKRLYQFQATDFYQDENNAFTAKEITLFFTFSVHREAKSLTHFPYQQLAIFDDEPYAKIYFQITGEMQGAEIITTYHFLDGEGNVLKLENPEQMAMALIAQHPVYRFRDARLNSSVKHQHFSALPLLDDPKVNREIQSTLHLLQHYFLNRAMAAELMQDTTALWNDVKSLCLKLREKQHHSLRHILFQQLTQLFVSADELRDFHSLRPIILFEDPDARLHPRMVAIIWELVSYLPIQRITTTNSVELLSQIPLQSICRLVRNAERTQAFQLSHQLNKEELRRLSFHIRHNRSLALFSRMWLLVEGETEVWILTELAELLGIDLEMEGIRIVEFAQCGLRPLIHYAKAMGIEWYVLTDGDEAGKKYSATAKSLLNDKEQPATRLTYLPKKDIEHFFYYAGFEQTFIRLARWQDHSQKYLVHRIIQRAIQRTSKPDLAVALSNEIKQRGVASIPRLFKQLFTRVLILARSS; via the coding sequence ATGTATTTGCGTCAATTAGATATTGTAGGATTTCGTGGCATAAACCGTCTTTCATTTACCTTACAACCGAATATGGTGTTGATTGGTGAAAATGCCTGGGGGAAATCCAGTTTATTGGCGGCGTTGAGCTTAATTTTTAATGATGAGAAACGTCTTTATCAATTCCAAGCAACGGATTTTTATCAGGACGAAAATAATGCGTTTACGGCGAAAGAAATCACTCTTTTCTTTACCTTTAGCGTTCACCGTGAAGCCAAATCCTTAACGCATTTTCCTTATCAGCAACTGGCCATTTTTGATGATGAACCCTATGCCAAAATTTATTTTCAGATTACAGGAGAAATGCAAGGGGCAGAGATTATCACCACCTACCATTTTTTAGATGGCGAAGGGAATGTACTTAAGCTGGAAAATCCTGAGCAAATGGCAATGGCGTTAATTGCACAGCACCCCGTTTACCGTTTTCGTGATGCAAGGTTGAATTCATCAGTCAAGCATCAACATTTTTCAGCGTTGCCCTTGTTAGATGATCCTAAAGTCAATCGTGAAATTCAATCCACACTGCACTTGCTGCAACATTATTTTCTCAATCGTGCGATGGCGGCAGAATTAATGCAAGATACCACCGCACTTTGGAACGATGTGAAATCTCTTTGCCTAAAATTGCGTGAAAAACAGCATCATTCATTGCGCCATATTTTATTCCAACAATTAACCCAATTATTTGTTTCCGCCGATGAATTACGAGATTTTCACAGCTTGCGGCCGATTATTTTATTTGAAGATCCCGATGCCCGCCTGCACCCAAGAATGGTGGCGATTATTTGGGAGTTGGTCAGTTATTTGCCGATCCAACGTATCACCACCACGAATTCCGTAGAATTACTTTCACAAATCCCTTTACAGTCGATTTGTCGTTTAGTAAGAAACGCAGAGCGTACCCAAGCCTTTCAGCTTTCACATCAATTAAATAAAGAAGAATTACGTCGTTTGAGCTTTCATATTCGACATAATCGTAGCCTTGCATTATTTTCTCGAATGTGGCTGTTGGTGGAGGGCGAAACGGAAGTTTGGATTTTAACTGAATTGGCTGAATTGCTTGGCATTGATCTTGAGATGGAAGGCATCAGGATCGTGGAATTTGCCCAGTGTGGCTTGCGCCCTTTAATTCATTATGCCAAAGCAATGGGGATTGAGTGGTATGTGCTGACTGATGGCGATGAAGCTGGCAAAAAATATTCAGCAACAGCGAAAAGTCTGCTCAATGATAAGGAGCAGCCAGCAACGCGGCTTACTTATTTGCCGAAAAAAGACATTGAGCATTTTTTCTATTATGCTGGTTTTGAACAAACTTTTATACGATTGGCGCGTTGGCAAGATCATTCGCAGAAATATTTAGTTCATCGCATCATTCAACGTGCTATACAACGCACATCAAAGCCCGATCTTGCGGTGGCGTTATCCAATGAGATAAAACAGCGTGGGGTTGCGTCCATTCCGCGTTTGTTTAAACAGCTTTTCACGCGCGTGCTAATTTTAGCGCGTTCATCTTAA
- the uspE gene encoding universal stress protein UspE: MKFKNILVVLNPENEKQYALARAVRLVKEQKSESKVKITTFMTVYDLSYEMSALLSSEERENMHQGVIEQRQKAIQPYLDKYADPNIEFHSTVVWNSNEAEAIAEEVEKNSYDLVVKYTQEKESITSLIFTPMDWQLLRKCPAPIMIVKDGDWKHQRRILVAVNVSDDEEHHNLLNNELVTLGIDLADSLERGNVHLVTAYPPTPINMAIDLPEFSTADYSNSIRGQYLINMKALRQKFNIDEDHTHVREGFPEDVIPEVAKELGAEMVVLGTIGRTGLSAAFLGNTAEHVISKLNCNLLAIKPNDK; encoded by the coding sequence ATGAAATTTAAAAATATCTTGGTTGTGTTAAATCCTGAAAATGAAAAGCAATATGCCCTTGCTCGTGCGGTACGTTTAGTCAAAGAACAAAAAAGTGAAAGCAAGGTAAAAATTACCACCTTTATGACGGTTTATGATTTATCTTATGAAATGTCTGCACTACTTTCTTCAGAAGAACGTGAAAATATGCATCAAGGTGTTATTGAGCAACGCCAAAAAGCAATCCAACCCTATTTGGACAAATACGCTGATCCAAATATTGAATTTCATTCAACGGTAGTTTGGAATAGCAATGAAGCTGAAGCCATCGCCGAAGAAGTTGAAAAAAATAGCTACGATCTTGTGGTGAAATATACACAGGAAAAAGAAAGCATTACTTCGTTAATTTTCACCCCGATGGATTGGCAGCTATTACGCAAATGCCCTGCGCCAATAATGATCGTGAAAGACGGAGATTGGAAACATCAACGCCGTATTTTAGTTGCCGTTAATGTATCCGATGATGAAGAACATCATAACTTACTCAATAATGAATTAGTTACACTCGGCATTGATTTAGCAGATAGTTTGGAACGTGGAAATGTACACCTTGTTACCGCTTATCCGCCAACACCGATCAATATGGCAATAGATTTACCGGAATTTAGCACCGCAGATTATAGCAATAGTATCCGCGGACAATATTTGATCAATATGAAAGCTTTACGCCAAAAATTCAATATTGATGAAGATCACACTCACGTTAGAGAGGGTTTCCCTGAAGATGTTATCCCTGAAGTAGCAAAAGAATTAGGGGCAGAAATGGTAGTGCTAGGCACAATCGGCAGAACAGGTCTTTCCGCTGCTTTCCTAGGAAACACCGCTGAACACGTTATCAGTAAATTAAATTGCAATTTATTAGCGATTAAGCCGAATGACAAATAA
- the ftnA gene encoding non-heme ferritin, with protein MLQDAIIKKLNEQINLEFYSSNVYLQMSAWCSANGYEGAAAFLLRHADEEMMHMQKLFTYVNETTGMPLLGKIEAPKNDYKSLKEVFEITLEHEKFVTAKINELVEVTFEHKDYSTFNFLQWYVAEQHEEEKLFSSIIDKFNLVGEDGRSLYYIDRDLATLE; from the coding sequence ATGTTACAAGACGCTATTATTAAAAAACTAAACGAACAAATTAATTTGGAATTTTATTCTTCCAATGTGTATTTACAAATGAGTGCTTGGTGCTCAGCAAACGGCTATGAAGGTGCCGCAGCCTTTTTGCTTCGCCACGCCGATGAAGAAATGATGCATATGCAAAAATTATTCACCTATGTAAATGAAACCACAGGTATGCCATTATTAGGCAAAATTGAAGCACCTAAAAATGATTACAAATCCTTAAAAGAAGTGTTTGAAATCACCCTTGAACACGAAAAATTCGTTACCGCAAAAATCAATGAATTGGTAGAAGTTACCTTTGAACACAAAGACTACTCTACCTTCAATTTCTTACAATGGTATGTGGCAGAACAACACGAAGAAGAAAAATTGTTCAGCAGCATTATTGATAAATTCAATTTAGTCGGCGAGGACGGACGTTCCCTTTACTACATTGACCGCGATTTAGCCACATTAGAATAG
- a CDS encoding lysine exporter LysO family protein translates to MFEGLLIVLGPMCLGYFFKTKNTALLQRINQIVMLLLYVILFIMGVSLGHLNDLANTLPLIGISAFTFALIIQGCNILGLILYDKLRPQPLNHLGKDLPSRGRLLLDSAKLCSMVLIGFVVGILTKEWLAFPFSTSTYALVLLIFFVGIQLRNNGIALREVIFNKRGLYTGLVFILTSLLGGIISAYVLDLPVTQGLAIASGFGWYSLSSVVINDAWGPVFGSIAFFNDLSREIVSLFIIPFFMFNYRSTAVGMAGATALDCTLPIIQRSGGIEVVPLAISFGFVTNIVPPILLVFFSSIPLA, encoded by the coding sequence GTGTTTGAAGGGTTACTTATCGTCCTTGGCCCAATGTGTTTGGGGTATTTTTTTAAGACAAAAAACACCGCACTTTTGCAGCGTATAAATCAAATTGTGATGCTGCTGCTCTATGTGATTTTATTCATTATGGGCGTGTCTTTAGGTCATTTGAACGATCTTGCCAACACCTTACCGTTAATTGGTATTTCTGCTTTCACTTTTGCTTTAATCATTCAGGGTTGCAATATTCTCGGCTTAATACTGTATGACAAACTGCGCCCACAGCCACTTAACCATTTAGGCAAAGATTTACCCTCGCGCGGGCGATTATTATTAGACAGCGCCAAACTTTGCTCAATGGTGTTGATCGGTTTTGTGGTAGGGATTTTGACCAAAGAATGGCTTGCTTTTCCTTTTAGTACAAGCACTTATGCCTTAGTGCTGTTGATCTTTTTTGTCGGCATTCAGCTGCGTAATAACGGCATTGCATTGCGTGAAGTCATCTTCAATAAGCGTGGGCTTTATACAGGGCTTGTTTTTATTCTCACTTCATTATTAGGTGGGATTATTTCCGCTTATGTGCTGGATTTACCTGTTACACAAGGCCTAGCCATTGCGTCGGGCTTTGGCTGGTATTCCCTTTCCAGCGTGGTGATTAATGATGCTTGGGGGCCTGTTTTTGGCAGCATTGCGTTTTTTAACGATCTTTCACGGGAAATTGTCAGCTTGTTCATTATTCCCTTTTTTATGTTTAATTATCGCTCTACCGCCGTTGGAATGGCGGGCGCAACCGCATTAGATTGCACCTTGCCGATTATTCAACGTTCTGGTGGCATTGAGGTTGTGCCGCTGGCCATTAGTTTTGGATTTGTAACCAATATCGTACCGCCTATTTTACTGGTATTTTTCTCCAGCATTCCCCTTGCTTAA